A DNA window from Desertifilum tharense IPPAS B-1220 contains the following coding sequences:
- a CDS encoding WD40 repeat domain-containing protein, with protein MTTALGKWLTEQVPEKRLHLLRHQPSYFADIGEVKRLRAWLTDFGFLEQKLAVAGITALIEDYDLALPLLSAGEQRTLKLIQGALRLSAHVLAEDNSQLAGQLWGRLLSFSEPEISALLEQTKQSHAKPWFHLLTPTLTPPGGPLLQTFSGHSDWVRAVAITPDGTQVVSGSGDNTLKLWNLQTGEALVTFSGHSGFVRAVAITPDGTQAVSGSDDNTLKLWNLQTGEVLTTFSGHSSSVRAVAITPSGIQAVSGSWDNTLKLWDLQTGEALTTFSGHSGFVRAVAITLDGTQAVSGSDDGTLKLWNLQTGETLATFCGHSSGVNAAVITPNGTEAVSGSGDGTLKLWNLQTGEALATFSGHSGSVTAVAITPDGTQAVSASTEDNTLKLWNLQTGEALATFSGHSSWVTAVAITPDGTQVVSVSWDNTLKLWNLQTGEVVATFSGDNELTSCAVAPDGVTLVVGETSGRVHFLRLEGI; from the coding sequence ATGACTACAGCATTAGGCAAATGGCTAACGGAACAGGTGCCGGAAAAGCGTTTGCACCTCCTGCGACACCAACCCAGTTATTTTGCTGATATTGGGGAAGTCAAGCGGTTGAGGGCTTGGTTAACGGATTTTGGCTTTTTGGAGCAGAAGTTAGCAGTAGCGGGGATAACAGCATTAATTGAGGATTACGATCTGGCGTTACCGCTGCTATCAGCAGGAGAACAACGGACATTAAAACTCATTCAAGGGGCATTGCGGCTATCTGCTCATGTTCTGGCGGAGGATAATAGTCAGCTAGCAGGGCAGTTGTGGGGACGGTTGTTGTCATTCTCTGAACCCGAAATTTCAGCCCTACTAGAACAGACAAAACAATCGCACGCAAAACCCTGGTTTCATCTTTTAACGCCAACCTTAACTCCTCCAGGTGGGCCGCTACTGCAAACCTTTTCCGGTCATAGTGACTGGGTAAGAGCAGTCGCCATTACCCCCGATGGCACCCAGGTGGTTTCTGGCTCAGGCGATAACACGCTGAAACTGTGGAACTTGCAAACCGGGGAAGCCCTGGTCACCTTTTCCGGTCATAGTGGCTTTGTAAGAGCAGTCGCCATTACCCCCGATGGCACCCAGGCGGTTTCTGGCTCAGACGATAACACGCTGAAACTGTGGAACTTGCAAACCGGGGAAGTCCTGACCACCTTTTCGGGTCATAGTAGCTCGGTAAGAGCAGTCGCCATTACCCCCAGTGGCATCCAGGCGGTTTCTGGCTCATGGGATAACACGCTGAAACTGTGGGACTTGCAAACCGGAGAAGCCCTGACTACCTTTTCGGGTCATAGTGGCTTTGTAAGGGCAGTTGCCATTACCCTCGATGGCACCCAAGCGGTTTCTGGCTCAGATGATGGGACGCTGAAACTGTGGAACTTGCAAACTGGGGAAACCCTGGCCACCTTTTGCGGTCATAGTAGCGGGGTAAATGCAGCCGTCATTACCCCTAATGGCACCGAGGCGGTTTCTGGCTCAGGCGATGGGACGCTGAAACTGTGGAACTTGCAAACTGGGGAAGCCCTGGCCACTTTTTCCGGTCACAGTGGCTCGGTAACAGCAGTCGCCATTACCCCCGATGGCACCCAGGCGGTTTCTGCCTCAACCGAGGATAACACGTTGAAACTGTGGAACTTGCAAACCGGGGAAGCCCTGGCCACTTTTTCCGGTCATAGTAGCTGGGTAACAGCAGTCGCCATTACCCCCGATGGCACCCAGGTGGTTTCTGTCTCATGGGACAACACGCTGAAACTGTGGAACTTGCAAACCGGGGAAGTGGTAGCAACTTTTAGCGGTGACAATGAATTAACCTCCTGTGCTGTTGCCCCCGATGGCGTAACCCTTGTGGTGGGTGAAACATCAGGACGAGTTCATTTTCTCCGCTTAGAGGGGATATGA